A single window of Modestobacter italicus DNA harbors:
- a CDS encoding VOC family protein, protein MPTRDTPWPSGTPCWVDLGTPDMDAAQAFYASFLGWTYSGGGPEDGGYAMCLRDGRKAAGMGPQQSPDDPPRWTTYFATDDADATAAAITGAGGTVLAGPMDVGPAGRMAIAADPQGNPFGLWQAGETTGVEVFNEPGALVWNEAAVADPAAAREFYGAVFGFRWEEVAGAEGYTTFATGDRPLGGLSGTDPGLPTGWSTCFSVASTDEAVRAVEAGGGKVLMAAQDTEFGRFAVLADPWGASFSVMAEIAG, encoded by the coding sequence ATGCCCACTCGCGACACCCCCTGGCCGTCCGGCACGCCGTGCTGGGTCGACCTCGGCACCCCCGACATGGACGCGGCGCAGGCGTTCTACGCGTCGTTCCTCGGCTGGACGTACTCCGGCGGTGGCCCGGAGGACGGCGGCTACGCGATGTGCCTGCGCGACGGCCGCAAGGCGGCCGGCATGGGCCCGCAGCAGAGCCCCGACGACCCGCCCCGCTGGACGACGTACTTCGCCACCGACGACGCCGACGCCACCGCCGCCGCGATCACCGGCGCGGGCGGCACGGTGCTCGCCGGACCTATGGACGTCGGTCCCGCCGGGCGGATGGCGATCGCCGCCGACCCGCAGGGCAACCCCTTCGGCCTGTGGCAGGCCGGGGAGACGACCGGGGTCGAGGTGTTCAACGAACCCGGCGCGCTGGTCTGGAACGAGGCGGCCGTCGCCGACCCGGCTGCGGCGCGGGAGTTCTACGGCGCGGTGTTCGGGTTCCGCTGGGAGGAGGTCGCCGGCGCCGAGGGCTACACCACCTTCGCCACCGGCGACCGGCCGCTGGGTGGGCTCAGCGGCACCGACCCGGGGCTGCCCACGGGCTGGTCGACCTGCTTCTCGGTGGCCTCCACCGACGAGGCGGTCCGGGCGGTCGAGGCGGGCGGCGGCAAGGTCCTGATGGCCGCCCAGGACACCGAGTTCGGCCGGTTCGCCGTCCTCGCCGACCCGTGGGGCGCCTCCTTCTCGGTGATGGCGGAGATCGCCGGCTGA
- a CDS encoding TetR/AcrR family transcriptional regulator has product MSSVTPVAAADAAVGTAIDDARPLRRDAERNRRLILAAARQVFAQRGLRAGFDEIARVAGVGVGTVYRRFPDRGDLVDALFEEEIDAVVARVEAAAADPDPWAGLCGFVTWGVEAQAADRGLSQVLTAGGYGHERIARGRARIEPAVALLVTRAQSAGVLRADVSALDIAIATATLSQIGGPDRPDLRQRYVTLLLDGLAVSRDAPSPLPGVPPVEADLACLDEPARRAGPGPAEG; this is encoded by the coding sequence ATGTCCTCGGTCACCCCGGTCGCCGCCGCCGACGCAGCGGTCGGCACAGCCATCGACGACGCCCGCCCCCTCCGCCGGGACGCTGAGCGCAACCGACGGCTGATCCTCGCCGCCGCCCGCCAGGTGTTCGCCCAGCGCGGTCTCCGGGCCGGGTTCGACGAGATCGCCCGGGTCGCCGGGGTGGGCGTGGGCACGGTGTACCGGCGCTTCCCCGACCGCGGTGACCTGGTCGACGCCCTGTTCGAGGAGGAGATCGACGCGGTGGTGGCCCGGGTCGAGGCGGCCGCCGCCGACCCGGACCCGTGGGCCGGCCTGTGCGGCTTCGTCACCTGGGGGGTCGAGGCGCAGGCGGCCGATCGCGGCCTGTCCCAGGTGCTCACCGCCGGCGGCTACGGCCACGAGCGGATCGCCCGGGGGCGGGCCCGGATCGAGCCGGCGGTCGCGCTGCTGGTCACCCGCGCCCAGTCCGCCGGTGTGCTCCGGGCGGACGTGTCCGCGCTGGACATCGCCATCGCCACCGCGACGCTCAGCCAGATCGGCGGCCCGGACCGGCCGGACCTGCGGCAGCGGTACGTCACCCTGCTGCTCGACGGCCTCGCCGTCTCCCGGGACGCGCCCTCGCCGCTGCCCGGGGTGCCGCCGGTCGAGGCGGACCTCGCCTGCCTCGACGAACCGGCCCGGCGGGCCGGGCCGGGGCCGGCCGAGGGCTGA
- a CDS encoding DNA polymerase III subunit gamma and tau produces the protein MALALYRKYRPATFAEVVGQEHVTAPLMNAVDSGRINHAYLFSGPRGCGKTSSARILARSLNCEQGPTSTPCGVCGSCISLAPDGPGSIDVMEIDAASHGGVDDARDLREKAFFAPVHSRYKVYIVDEAHMVTTQGFNALLKVVEEPPEFLVFVFATTEPEKVLPTIRSRTHHYPFRLVPPSTLRGLLEKTCAAEGVQVEPTVFPLVVRAGGGSVRDSLSILDQLLAGAGPEGVTYRTAVGLLGVTDEALLDEAVDALAAADAPGVFQAVDRVVEAGHDPRRFATDLLDRLRDLIVLNAVPEAGGNGLLDCPPDRLDLMSRQAQALGAATLSRLADTVHEGLTEMRGTTAPRLLLELVCARMLLPGVDDSAAATLQRLERLERRMSIAGEHAGRPEPAVAAAPAAPVRPAPAPAPVERAPAPQREPAPAAAVAAASAAAAPAAARPAYVRPSQARAAATAGPVAAPTPAAAAPEGDDGWPVTARPGAMASAPAPAPASSGSAGDGPPTVRPRPPVAAGEPDVPLPPEPTDDEDWPQPTRAAAPTQAPAPARAPQPEPAAPAAPPASTPAPAPRAAAESAPAPRGGEPTPLVSANPEEPGGGDGELTTVDVRRIWPELLAVVKRHKRTTEALLKSAQVHDLTNGTLTLVATSPALAKMLGDDLNKDIVRQALQELLGVRWKVQAVVDAPGQPAAGPAPTPEAARAAVQAAESAEADELMAERAAEVTPDGADAPPPLDPEAAALQLLRTQLGARPIE, from the coding sequence GTGGCTCTGGCGCTCTACCGGAAGTACCGCCCGGCGACCTTCGCCGAGGTGGTCGGTCAGGAGCACGTCACCGCGCCCCTGATGAACGCCGTCGACAGCGGGCGGATCAACCACGCCTACCTGTTCAGCGGCCCGCGCGGCTGCGGCAAGACGTCCTCGGCGCGGATCCTGGCGCGCTCGCTCAACTGCGAGCAGGGCCCGACGTCGACGCCGTGCGGGGTCTGCGGCTCGTGCATCTCGCTGGCCCCCGACGGCCCGGGCTCCATCGACGTCATGGAGATCGACGCGGCCAGCCACGGTGGTGTCGACGACGCCCGCGACCTGCGCGAGAAGGCGTTCTTCGCGCCGGTGCACAGCCGCTACAAGGTCTACATCGTCGACGAGGCGCACATGGTCACCACGCAGGGCTTCAACGCCCTGCTGAAGGTGGTCGAAGAGCCGCCGGAGTTCCTGGTCTTCGTCTTCGCCACGACCGAGCCGGAGAAGGTCCTCCCGACCATCCGCTCGCGCACCCACCACTACCCGTTCCGGCTGGTGCCGCCGAGCACGCTGCGCGGGCTGCTGGAGAAGACCTGCGCCGCCGAGGGCGTGCAGGTCGAGCCGACGGTCTTCCCGCTGGTGGTGCGGGCCGGCGGTGGGTCGGTGCGCGACTCGCTGTCCATCCTCGACCAGCTGCTGGCCGGCGCGGGGCCCGAGGGCGTCACCTACCGCACCGCGGTCGGGCTGCTCGGCGTCACCGACGAGGCGCTGCTGGACGAGGCCGTCGACGCGCTGGCGGCCGCCGACGCGCCCGGGGTCTTCCAGGCCGTCGACCGGGTGGTGGAGGCCGGGCACGACCCGCGCCGGTTCGCCACCGACCTGCTCGACCGGCTGCGCGACCTGATCGTGCTCAACGCCGTCCCCGAGGCCGGCGGCAACGGGCTGCTGGACTGCCCGCCCGACCGGCTGGACCTGATGTCCCGGCAGGCGCAGGCGCTGGGCGCGGCGACGCTGTCCCGGCTGGCCGACACCGTGCACGAGGGCCTGACCGAGATGCGCGGCACCACCGCGCCGCGGCTCCTGCTGGAGCTGGTCTGCGCCCGGATGCTGCTCCCCGGCGTCGACGACTCGGCTGCCGCGACGCTGCAGCGGCTGGAGCGCCTGGAGCGGCGGATGTCGATCGCCGGCGAGCACGCCGGCCGTCCCGAGCCCGCGGTCGCCGCCGCCCCGGCCGCACCGGTGCGCCCCGCACCTGCCCCCGCCCCGGTGGAGCGTGCGCCGGCGCCGCAGCGCGAGCCGGCGCCCGCTGCTGCGGTCGCGGCAGCCTCGGCCGCAGCTGCTCCGGCCGCCGCCCGCCCGGCCTACGTGCGGCCGTCCCAGGCCCGTGCGGCGGCGACGGCCGGTCCGGTCGCCGCCCCCACACCGGCGGCCGCGGCCCCGGAGGGCGACGACGGCTGGCCGGTCACCGCCCGTCCGGGCGCGATGGCCTCCGCTCCCGCGCCGGCCCCCGCGTCGTCCGGTTCGGCCGGTGACGGGCCGCCGACAGTGCGGCCGCGGCCGCCGGTGGCGGCGGGGGAGCCCGACGTGCCGCTGCCGCCCGAGCCGACCGACGACGAGGACTGGCCGCAGCCGACCCGCGCCGCCGCACCCACGCAGGCCCCGGCTCCGGCACGGGCGCCGCAGCCCGAGCCGGCGGCTCCGGCTGCCCCGCCCGCCTCGACGCCTGCTCCGGCGCCGCGCGCTGCGGCGGAGTCGGCTCCCGCACCGCGCGGGGGTGAGCCGACGCCGCTGGTCTCGGCGAACCCCGAGGAGCCGGGCGGGGGAGACGGCGAGCTGACCACCGTCGACGTCCGGCGGATCTGGCCGGAGCTGCTCGCGGTGGTGAAGCGGCACAAGCGCACCACGGAGGCGCTGCTCAAGAGCGCGCAGGTGCACGACCTGACCAACGGCACGCTCACCCTGGTGGCCACCTCACCGGCGCTGGCCAAGATGCTCGGCGACGACCTGAACAAGGACATCGTCCGGCAGGCGCTGCAGGAGCTGCTCGGCGTCCGGTGGAAGGTGCAGGCCGTCGTCGACGCCCCGGGGCAGCCGGCGGCCGGTCCGGCCCCGACCCCGGAGGCGGCGCGGGCTGCGGTGCAGGCCGCGGAGAGCGCCGAGGCCGACGAGCTGATGGCCGAGCGGGCCGCCGAGGTCACCCCCGACGGTGCGGACGCCCCGCCCCCGCTCGACCCGGAGGCGGCAGCGCTCCAGCTGCTGCGCACGCAGCTGGGCGCCCGCCCCATCGAGTAA
- a CDS encoding Rieske (2Fe-2S) protein, which yields MDTAPEPDRVPAADLPPGAVRPAGQWAVVNDRGRLAAVSRRCRHQLADLAQGSVDAEGCLVCPWHQARYDLHTGEMVSGPRGFLGYHGPTPGYSGLVKRFGQLVRLRVRRAVRRGDDVVVLD from the coding sequence ATGGACACCGCACCCGAGCCCGATCGCGTCCCCGCCGCCGACCTGCCGCCGGGTGCCGTGCGCCCGGCCGGGCAGTGGGCGGTGGTCAACGACCGCGGCCGGCTCGCCGCCGTCTCGCGCCGGTGCCGGCACCAGCTCGCCGACCTGGCCCAGGGCAGCGTGGACGCCGAGGGGTGCCTGGTGTGCCCGTGGCACCAGGCCCGCTACGACCTGCACACCGGCGAGATGGTGTCCGGTCCGCGCGGCTTCCTCGGCTACCACGGCCCGACCCCCGGCTACTCCGGGCTGGTGAAGCGGTTCGGCCAGCTCGTCCGGCTCCGCGTCCGCCGCGCCGTCCGCCGCGGGGACGACGTCGTCGTCCTGGACTGA
- a CDS encoding DHA2 family efflux MFS transporter permease subunit — protein MTSATGTDRATAAPPASPPDHARRWLVLAVVATAQLVVVLDATIVNIALPTAQADLGFGNDDRQWIVTAYALAFGSLLLLGGRLADLFGRKPLFLIGLVGFAAASAVGGAAEGFGLLVTARAAQGVFGALLAPAALSLLTVTFTDGRERGRAFAIFGAISGGGGAIGLILGGALTEYLSWRWCLYVNVPIAAVAVLGAVMFLPRADAREKGGPRLDVPGTVLSVAGLVSLVYGLGTAETDGWTATSTLGFIAAGLVLLVGFVVVETRTAHPLLPMRVVLDRTRGGAYIAVAVIGAGMFGVFLFLTYYMTTVLGFAPLPTGVAFLPMIVGLTVSAQLAPVLVNRIGLKIPVVAGFLLGAGGLLLFVTLGVDSGYWTHVFPGLVVVGLGLGLAIAPAFAAATLGVDRTDAGVASAAVNTFQQIGGSIATAVLSALAAAAATDALAGVDPGDPAALLEASVSSYTTVFAWSAAIFAAGAVISAVLLPHGAVEQDPDAAPVIAH, from the coding sequence ATGACCAGCGCCACCGGCACCGACCGGGCCACCGCGGCCCCGCCGGCGTCTCCCCCCGACCACGCGCGCCGCTGGCTCGTCCTCGCGGTGGTCGCCACCGCCCAGCTCGTCGTCGTGCTCGACGCGACCATCGTCAACATCGCCCTGCCGACCGCCCAGGCCGACCTCGGGTTCGGCAACGACGACCGGCAGTGGATCGTCACCGCCTACGCCCTGGCCTTCGGCTCGCTGCTGCTGCTCGGCGGCCGGCTGGCCGACCTGTTCGGCCGCAAGCCGCTGTTCCTCATCGGGCTGGTCGGCTTCGCCGCCGCGTCGGCCGTCGGTGGCGCCGCCGAGGGCTTCGGCCTGCTGGTCACCGCCCGCGCGGCCCAGGGCGTCTTCGGCGCCCTGCTCGCCCCCGCCGCCCTCTCGCTGCTCACCGTGACGTTCACCGACGGCCGCGAGCGCGGCCGGGCCTTCGCCATCTTCGGCGCGATCTCCGGCGGTGGCGGCGCCATCGGCCTCATCCTGGGCGGGGCGCTGACCGAGTACCTCTCCTGGCGCTGGTGCCTCTACGTCAACGTGCCGATCGCCGCGGTCGCCGTCCTGGGCGCCGTGATGTTCCTGCCCCGCGCCGACGCCCGGGAGAAGGGCGGGCCGCGGCTCGACGTCCCCGGCACCGTGCTGAGCGTCGCCGGCCTGGTGTCCCTGGTCTACGGCCTGGGCACCGCCGAGACCGACGGCTGGACGGCCACCAGCACGCTGGGCTTCATCGCGGCCGGGCTCGTGCTGCTCGTCGGCTTCGTGGTGGTCGAGACCCGCACCGCGCACCCGCTGCTGCCGATGCGGGTCGTGCTGGACCGCACCCGCGGTGGGGCGTACATCGCCGTCGCCGTGATCGGGGCCGGCATGTTCGGCGTCTTCCTGTTCCTGACCTACTACATGACGACGGTGCTCGGCTTCGCGCCGCTGCCGACCGGCGTGGCCTTCCTGCCGATGATCGTCGGGCTGACGGTCTCCGCCCAGCTTGCGCCCGTCCTGGTCAACCGGATCGGGCTGAAGATCCCGGTCGTCGCGGGCTTCCTGCTCGGCGCCGGCGGGCTGCTGCTCTTCGTCACCCTGGGCGTGGACAGCGGCTACTGGACCCACGTCTTCCCGGGCCTGGTGGTCGTCGGCCTCGGCCTCGGCCTGGCGATCGCCCCGGCGTTCGCCGCCGCCACCCTCGGGGTGGACCGCACCGACGCCGGGGTGGCCTCGGCGGCGGTGAACACCTTCCAGCAGATCGGTGGCTCGATCGCCACCGCGGTGCTCAGCGCGCTGGCCGCCGCGGCCGCCACCGACGCCCTGGCCGGGGTGGACCCGGGCGACCCGGCCGCGCTGCTGGAGGCCTCGGTGAGCAGCTACACCACGGTGTTCGCCTGGTCGGCGGCCATCTTCGCCGCCGGCGCGGTCATCTCCGCGGTGCTGCTGCCGCACGGCGCGGTCGAGCAGGACCCGGACGCCGCCCCGGTCATCGCGCACTGA
- a CDS encoding YbaB/EbfC family nucleoid-associated protein — translation MGPGGQPDMSQLLQQAQKMQQALADAQQQLATSEVTGSAGGGLVTATMTGNGDVVALTIAPAAVDPDDVETLQDLVVAALRDAQRAVNELAAATMGPVTGGLGGGLGLPGF, via the coding sequence ATGGGACCCGGTGGCCAGCCCGACATGAGCCAGTTGCTGCAGCAGGCGCAGAAGATGCAGCAGGCGCTCGCCGACGCGCAGCAGCAGCTGGCCACCAGCGAGGTGACCGGCTCGGCCGGTGGTGGCCTGGTGACGGCCACGATGACCGGCAACGGTGACGTCGTCGCCCTCACCATCGCCCCGGCCGCCGTCGACCCCGACGACGTCGAGACCCTGCAGGACCTGGTCGTCGCCGCGCTGCGGGACGCCCAGCGGGCCGTGAACGAGCTCGCCGCCGCCACGATGGGCCCCGTCACGGGCGGCCTCGGCGGCGGGCTGGGTCTGCCCGGCTTCTGA
- the recR gene encoding recombination mediator RecR, producing MYEGAVQDLIDELGRLPGVGPKSAQRIAFHLLAAESADVGRLVAALQRVQAEVRFCVTCYNVAEGEQCRICRDPRRSLDVICVVEEPKDVVAIERTREFKGRYHVLGGAISPIEGIGPDDLRVKELMTRLMDGQVTELIIATDPNLEGEATAAYLARLVNPLGMEVSRLASGLPVGGDLEYADEVTLGRAFEGRRRIA from the coding sequence GTGTACGAGGGCGCTGTCCAGGACCTCATCGACGAGCTCGGGCGGCTGCCCGGCGTCGGTCCCAAGAGCGCGCAGCGCATCGCCTTCCACCTGCTGGCCGCCGAGTCGGCCGACGTGGGCCGGCTCGTCGCCGCCCTGCAGCGGGTGCAGGCCGAGGTCCGCTTCTGCGTGACCTGCTACAACGTCGCCGAGGGCGAGCAGTGCCGGATCTGCCGCGACCCGCGGCGGTCGCTCGACGTCATCTGCGTCGTCGAGGAGCCCAAGGACGTCGTGGCGATCGAGCGCACCCGCGAGTTCAAGGGCCGGTACCACGTGCTCGGCGGCGCGATCAGCCCGATCGAGGGCATCGGCCCCGACGACCTGCGGGTCAAGGAGCTGATGACCCGGCTGATGGACGGTCAGGTCACCGAGCTGATCATCGCCACCGACCCCAACCTCGAGGGCGAGGCGACCGCCGCCTACCTGGCCCGGCTGGTCAACCCGCTGGGCATGGAGGTCTCCCGGCTGGCCAGCGGCCTGCCGGTCGGCGGTGACCTCGAGTACGCCGACGAGGTCACCCTGGGCCGCGCCTTCGAGGGCCGCCGCCGCATCGCCTGA
- a CDS encoding YceI family protein, which translates to MPSRRAWWITGGAVAVVAAAAVGGPLVYAALEEDAPPAPTVQVQPSDAALVNDTDGTWTVAAGSSAGYRVHEVLNGADATVAGTTDQVTGSVVITGGDLADADLSVDVASIATDSGQRDSYFRGNVMDVDANPTATFSVTQPADLPELTGTPVTVPVTGELTLKGVTQQVQTEISVVRTGAGVDVSGSVPVTFGDYGIDAPNLGFVRVDDQGAVEFFLHLTL; encoded by the coding sequence ATGCCCAGTCGCCGCGCCTGGTGGATCACCGGTGGAGCGGTCGCCGTCGTCGCCGCTGCCGCGGTCGGGGGACCGCTGGTCTACGCCGCGCTGGAGGAGGACGCCCCGCCGGCGCCCACCGTCCAGGTCCAGCCCTCGGACGCCGCCCTGGTCAACGACACCGACGGCACCTGGACCGTGGCCGCGGGCTCGTCGGCCGGCTACCGCGTGCACGAGGTGCTCAACGGCGCCGACGCGACCGTCGCGGGCACCACCGACCAGGTCACCGGCAGCGTGGTCATCACCGGCGGCGACCTGGCCGACGCCGACCTGAGCGTCGACGTCGCCTCGATCGCCACCGACAGCGGGCAGCGGGACTCCTACTTCCGCGGCAACGTCATGGACGTCGACGCGAACCCGACCGCGACGTTCTCGGTCACCCAGCCGGCCGACCTGCCCGAGCTGACCGGCACCCCGGTGACCGTGCCGGTGACCGGGGAGCTGACCCTCAAGGGGGTCACCCAGCAGGTGCAGACGGAGATCTCCGTCGTCCGCACCGGTGCCGGGGTCGACGTCTCCGGGTCTGTCCCGGTGACCTTCGGCGACTACGGGATCGACGCGCCGAACCTGGGCTTCGTCCGGGTGGACGACCAGGGTGCCGTGGAGTTCTTCCTGCACCTGACCCTCTGA